The Cryptococcus neoformans var. grubii H99 chromosome 8, complete sequence DNA window TGGAGCAGGATGCGTTGAGAGGTATATTTGACGTCTGCTGTTTGCTTTTTACAGAatggaaaaaagaatgtGAGGACAGAATAATAGGAATGTAAGAAAAAAGCCTTCATCACTTCCTATCTATATCGTTAACAACCTTAATTTGGCAGTAAATGCGAGTACTTAAGGacagagaaaaggagagatgaGACCATTAAAACTCACATGACATCCTTTATATCTCTGTTAAAGGTTAATTGATCGCTATATGATAAAGCAGCTCTTACAATCAGAGATTCTTATGCCAATGCTTTCTCGCTTCTAATAAGCACAATTTAAACAAAAGATAGACTACGAAGTATCGAAAAATGGTCGCAACCTAGCTAGTATACTCGTAAAATCCTTTCCCTGTCTTTTTCCCCAACCACCCAGCATCTACCATCCTCACTAACAACCCCGCCGGCCTATACTTGCTATCCCCTGTCTCAGTATGCAGCACTCTCTGGATCGACAAACAAGTATCGAGCCCAATAAGGTCCGCCAGCGCAAGCGGACCCATGGGGTGGCCCATACCAAGTCGGAAGGTCATATCAATATGTTCGGTGGAGGCAATACCCTTTTCGAGAACCATGATGGCCTCATTGAGCATGGGCATGAGGATGGCATTGGCGATGAAGCCGGGGGAGTCTGCAGAGTGGGTGACCTCTATATTGCATGTGAGCTCACGTGCTAGGCtgtaaaaaaaaaagaagacatGAACAGACCTTTCTTGCAAGCTTTGCCAAAAGCTGTAGCTTGGTCAATTGTTTGTTTGGAAGTTTGCAATGCGGGTATTATCTCGACGAGTTTCCTAAGAAGGTCAATAATTTTATAGTATGCCCTCACACTCACATCACTGGGACAGGGTTGAAGTAATGGATTCTATGGCCCCAGTCAATTCCTGGATAAGCCACCAACGTAAAATAACTCACCCGATCACTCTCTCTGCGCTACTCTTCCCTTGCGCACCACCCATGCTCCCCGCACTAGCAGCAAGCTTGGTAAGGCTGATAGAGCTCGTGTTGCTACCTAAAATCGAAGTAGGAGGTAATAAGTCCCCCAGCCGCTTGAACAAACCGAGTTTGAGCTCTGGTATCTCAGGGATAGCCTACATCGCTGTTACCACTTTCTCCGACTTCCCATGTTTGAACTGCTCTCACCTCAATAACAATGTCGACATCATTTAGCTTCTCATCCCCATTTAATCCTGACCCATCTCCTTTGACTGGGTTGATTCTAGCCAGAGCTTCATCGGCCTCTCTTTGTGTCATCCTGTTCTTGCTGACATCTTTTGACAAAAGAGATTGTACTCTTGACATGGCTTGCGAGAGGactgcagaagaaggatcaTGGAGAGTGAGCGGTACACGAGCGTGAACTGCGGTAACGTAACTGCCAAGGTGTCAGCTTGATCCAATAGGCGGAGTTAAGGAAATAACATACGCGATACCCAAGCCCATCTGACCAGCACCGATGATAGCTGCTTTGCGAAACGATTGGATGGCTGTCATTATGCGAATTGAGATGGTATTGGTTGATATGTAGTAACAGATGTCTCAGCAGACATGGACCAAACAAGATAACATAGCTGTGAGTATGGTAATATATAGCAAAGAGTGCTACTTCTGTGCGTGGTCGCATGATCCGCGGTCATGGATCCGTGAATAGCTTGTTGACAAAACACGCGACTGGTTACCGGTGACAAGTAGTTACCGTGccccttttctttcattACCTCCTACTATATCTAATAGTCATTTCCGTCAATGGTATCATGGAGAATTTGCCATATCCTCAGGCTTTCGGGGGATTTAGTTCCTTTTTTTAAGTTCATTTCGCTGCTACCTGCACGACCCAATGGCCAAATCCCATAATCCACGTTGCTCGTCGTACCGtttgtcttctttggcGCGCGAGGACATCCGGCTCGTCAAGACACCGGCGGAGACATTAGTTTAGGCGTGTAAAGGACTCAAGTTAGAAAGCAAGGTCCCTGGCAAGCCTATTTTCATACAAACGCTCTATGGGCTCTAGCGCTCTGGACTTTACGAGGCGATGAAGATTCCGTAATCCCAGAAATATCCTGCTGAGACCTTCCCAAAAAAAGCTGAGGCTGGATTAAAAATGGTGCACATCTATGGCTGGCATTCGTCCTTTAGTGGCCTAACTTAGTGTAATGGGATTAAAAACGGATAATTAAACGCTGCGGCTTACGTCGAACGCGTGTTGTTTGCTTTAGTGGGACAAGGCACGAGGAGTATTCTGTCCTCGCGGTCGCGACTTTTCGAAGAAATAATAGATcgatgatgaaaatgaaaTACGGTACTTCATTCACAGCCCCTCGTACAGCAATAACCATCTCCAGCTTTTCACACTTGACAGATTCCATCAATATCTCACTACTTCGTCTTCCAGCATTGCTCGCATCACTGCGTCGCCATTTCTTGAATTCAGCAGCGATCAACTACCTCCATTTAACCTTGCTCCAAGCGGATCCGCAGTGATCACCCCAAAACAACGAGAATAACCAAAGGATCAAGTTTCATCACAGCCATCATTCAACTTGTGTAACGACAGGCCGATAGGCAGCGGACGGCAGAGCAGCAATATCGCTTTGCGTTGTAATCTTCACAGTCACTTCACCGCTTGTTCCCGTCTTTGAACTCCTCAAATCACGTTCCAATTTGAGAGTACGACTCAGCTTTCTCAATAGCTCGTACGTGAACAAAGACCATGTCTTCATCAACTTCAGCGTCTTCGACAACGTCAGTAACAGCGTCCGCGAGCACGTCGGCAGCAGGCATCGTCGATTCCAGCTCTAACCCAGCTTTCAAGCTCGTCGGCATCTGTCTTGCCGTCGGTAGCGGTCTTCTCATCGGAACGAGTTTTgtgatcaagaagaaggggctAATAAAATCCACGGAAAAGTATGGAAATCAAGCAGGAGAGGGTCATGGCTATCTGAAAAGCTGGATATGGTGGACGGGAATGTTGACAATGGTTGTTGGAGAAATCTGCAACTTTGTGGCTTAGTGAGCGAGGTTTTGGGCTGAAAGAGGAACCATGCTGAGAGATGAATAGTGCGTTCACAGAAGCCATTCTAGTAACCCCTATGGGTGCCCTCTCAGTAGTCGTGGCCGCTATCTTATCACATTTCATGCTGAAAGAAAAGCTCACCTTTTTTGTGAGTCCAAAATGGAAGCAAATTGCGCAAACTCACCCTCTTACAGGGTTGGATAGGATGTACACTTTGTATTATGGGAGCTGTCATTATTGCTCTTAATGCTCCGGAAGAGCAATCAGTCACCACCATCCACGAGTTCAAGAAGATGTTTTTATCTCCCGGGTTCCTCGTTTGGGCTTCACTTTCCATCGCAGCAAGTCTTGTGGTGGTATTCTTTGTCGCACCAAAGTACGGAAAAAAGAACATGATGCCGTATATCAGTATTTGTTCCTTGATTGGAGGTATCAGTGTCAGCTGTACTCAAGGGTTGGGTGCAAGTATTTTGACGAGTATCCAAGGCGATAACCAAGTGAAGAACTGGTTTTTTTGGTTCttgtttgtttttgttgtcGTCACACTTTTAACTGAGTGAgttgatatcatcatttgtCATTTACTGTATGTTAACCTAAAATAAGGATCAACTATTTGAACAAAGCTTTGGAGCTTTTCAAGTGAGTGTATACCTGTATGGCCTTACACTGCTAACAGCTTGTAGCACTTCCATGGTCGTTCCAGTATACTTTTGTTTCTTCACTTCCGCAACCCTTATCACCTCGTTTATCCTCTACAAAGGCCTCAAAGCCTCAGCGGTTACGTTGATTACTATGGTCCTGGGCTTCCTCGTCACGTGCCTTGGTATCACCCTTCTCCAGCTCTCCAAAGTTAATCCCAAGGAGCTTGGCAACAAACTGGATCGCAAGTCCACTATACTTATGGAGGCATCAAGACATCAAACAGAGGATGCGGAGAAAGGTCAGGTGTCAAGCTACGAGGACCCGGGCATGGATGCGCTGAGAGGAGGTTTCGGTGCAGTGGGCAGCATCATTAGAGCAAGGAGTATGAATAGACGCATGAGCAATGCGAGCACCCTGAGCGGAGGGAAGTATTGCGCTGCTAACTTGTCTACTCATGGTTTAGACCATCTGCCGAGATTCCAATGTGAGTACTATTTTGCTAGGGACCAAGAGCTGTGCTCACGTGATGTAGTGTCTGACAATCCCATGCCTTCCGATGCTATGAGTCAAATTTCATTACACTCGGCCAAATCTCCGACTGGTTTGAGTGGAAAAAGTTTTAGAAGTCCGCATGATCAGTACCCCTCTCCTCAGCGGTCAAAGAGCATCAAAGTATGTTAAATCTCGAGGCCTCGGCAGCACCGCTGACAATCTCTTAgtttgaggaaggagacaTTGTCCACCAGTATCATTACAACCAAGGACCTGACCGTGACGCCATGCACGCCTATCTCCCTTTCTCAGCTGACCATAAAGACGGCTACCGTCACAGCTCTGGTCCCATGTACCCACCTGTcatggaagaagacgaagatgcGTACGAGAAGGAAGTCGAGGCAAATAGGGAAAATGGATCAAGCCGTACAAAGGTGCACGTTGATGGTGCCTCAGAGGAAGTGTTAGCTGAGCCTCTGAGCTACAACAACCCTTACGCTATCTATCCTGCGCGAGCCAACATGCCTCAGATTGCGCGGCCGTCTGGCACGAATAAAGGTCTCAGTGGGCTATTTAGCTTTCACTCTGGTCCGGATCTCTCCCTTAATATCCCGCATATCAACCGAAACCGGGATAGCAGCAACGAAAAATCTCCCAGACGGGAGCGCCACGATTATCCAACTTtgtcgaagaaggacagAAACAACACacaggagagggaagaaaggcaaGCGTtggtggaaggagatgatgatgaaagtggaggaagaaatagGAGCGACAGCAACGTGAGCTCATCACTGAGTGTTAGCGATGGTGAGACGAGGGAGAGTGAACAGCCGCAGAGTGCTGTGTCAACGAAAGCAACAATAGGAATGGGGACCAGAGTGCAGATAGGGCAGGGTTCACCCGCAAGGCAGGGAGCGTTTACGTCGAGTGGCATTAGTGGCACAGTACCGGAACGAGGAAAATCACCAAGAAAATTACCAGATTTGCCAGGGTTTGCGGCTGGACCGCCCTACGAGTCTTCATGAGTTATGACACAGGAAAAGAAAGCTCAGAACGCCATGTCTTTTTGGAAGAGTTTGCAATGTAGGACAGAAGAGAGACTGGTTAACAAGGATTTGCCACATTAGTGTACTATTAAATTTATGACCATTTTAGATTGAGGAACCTAATTCTGAGCTACATTAAATTTGACATCTTGGGTTAAGGGGATGAATGAGTCAAATGGTTCAACCACAATATGCCCTGTACACAATCCGTGATATTGGTTACTAAGCGtctcagaagaagattgggcCATTGACTATGAGTTTGAAAAGTCTTAAAACGGATTGTTTGACTGATGAAATGCCAAGTAGAAGGGATCAACGCGATTGTCTTTTACCCTATGCGGGATGTCATTAACTACAGGGCTGCCTGTAGATATATAGAAATGCTAAGTCTATTCGTAAATGTAAAATAttatccctctcccttccgTCTAAATTCTTTGCGTCCCATGTCCAAAACGTTCCTCAGTAACTGCAACAAGCAACAAATTCCACCAAACCAGCACAATGATAATCTTCTCCCCTGACTCATGAACCAATTGATATCGTGAACAAacgattttttttttctgaaTTACAATTCTACGGACGAATCAATCATCAATGAATTCTGTAAGTCTTGTCAGTCGAGAATACActcaaggaaaagggaggaGTGCATACCGAAACGATCCAATGTAAACCAATCACATCTCCATTCCCTcaatcccttcttccacaccTTCCAAACTCATATCCATCTCCCCCATAAACCCTCCATCCAAACTCCTCGATAATCCTCCACCGGGTTCCAACCGTtcactttttcctcttgcaatttccatctcttccaacttgtCTCTTCTTAATATCCCACCGGTTGACAGCTGACGGCCCTGCATTTGCATTTGCGCTGGCGTCTGCATGGCTCTTGCCATACCGCCAGTGGTGTTCGCAGGACCGATAGGAACAGAAAGTGGTAAAGATGCTTTTCGTGCTCCAATAGACGCCGCAGGGACCGAAGGAAAACGGATGGTTCGACCTGTCTCCGCAACAGTAGCGGATTGGGGCTCTCTTCgggatgggaagaatgCGGCGTCATCGGACTTCCAGCCTCGTGTGAGGATCTTGGCTGGACCGACGGTGGCGCCAGATGCTCGTGCGGAAGCGATACCAGAGACAGACGCAGACGCCGAggcaccagcaccagcgcttcctcttctccgacAGAgctcagcagcagaaggTGATCTTGCTGCTGGGGGAGCGGTGATAATGGGAGGAGGCGGTGAACGATGGCGAGAGCACCGCGAGTTAGAAGGTTTATCGGTGAGTATACGGATGGAACAGCGGCCGCGTTGATATGCAGGTTGAATAGAACCTTCAACATCGCCATCGTCTGATGTCGATGGCAGATAAGGGTACACATGCTCCCGATTTAATCCTAACTTTCGACGGGGAGTAGAAGGAGCGTTAGGAGTGGCCCATTGAGTTTCGGCCCATGAACGCCGGTTTCGAAACTTGGCCATGTTTGTAAAAGTGCCGATACCCGTGACAGCATCGTTCTCATCCGACGTaaacccatcttcttcatcttcatgaTACCCTTCGTCGGAATCAAACTCGTGACCAGGAATCGCGATTGGTGATTCCACAaacccatcatcttcctcattttcttcatctcgatcctcttctgaatcttcttccgaaTGTGTAGAACACCAAGAAGGGGTACTGGGAGGTGGGGAACGAAGGGTGGACATGTTAGATATGGATGTAGACGTCGACCGAGATCGGGTACGTTGGTTATATTGAGCATTAGAACGAGGGGACATTGGGGGACAAGGGTTGACGGCAAATGTCAATGCTGAaggtcttcttctcaaggGTGGCTGGCTCGAGACATTTTGCTCTGCACATTCTGGCACCTTTGACACACTGCTCTCGCCATCACGCGCACCGCCTTCCTCAGCTGCCGGGATTGTATCTCGTCGTAAAATCGGCTTTGTCAAGCCGACGCTACCTTCGACTGGGCTCAAAATACCGTTTAGTGTCGCTGGGGTAGGCGCTGTCGCTGATGATCTTGGCGGTTGTCTCGCATGAGTAGGGAAAGCGTTCGACTTAGCAAATGGTTAGTAAATGATTACACATGGTGACGGTCGCCACCCACATGACAATGCCAATCTGAACTAAACGTCCCAGCCTCCGAATCGGTCGAAACAGGGCAAGGCTTGACAGCAAAAGTCAACGTCGAAGGATTCTTCTTTCGCGGAAGCTGACCCATCGCCGCTCGATCCTCTTCCGGCACCCTGGGCACACCCAACACAAACCCGTTGAACATTTCATGATCCCGCGAACCCTCCTCACCGTTTGTCGAGAACGTATCTCTCCGTAATATAGGTTTTGTAGCGCTCACGCCAGTTGTCGCAGGTGACACGGGATTAGACCCCGTTGCTGACCCAGCGGAAGGTTGCCTTGATCGAGAAAAAGAGTTGGTTTGGAAAAGCGAAGTGATAAGTGAAGGTGACTGAGCACCCTTCCGAACATCGCTGCCACAGTGCCAATCGGAACTGAAAGTACCAGCTTCGGAGTCGGTGGAAACAGCGGTAGAAGTCGGAAGCGCAACTTTGCCAAAGGACAGCGTACAATGCTCGAGGCAAGGAGAGGCGAATGAAGGAGAGCCGGGCATTCGTCGGGGTGGCGATGGGGTGAGGGAGACTACAGGCTGGTTGGGAAGACGGGGTGAGAAACCGCCGTAGACAAATTGTGGGGACTGTGCGGACGTCATGGTATTGACGGCTGCCTATTCGCGGGAGAGAAGGTGTTGCTCAAAGTAAAGTGGGTGGAAGGTGCGACGAACGCTGGGCCGTCTATTATTGAATGATGCTAATCATGGCTTGGCGGTGGTCGCGAAGAATGAGTGTCAACAGCCGATGAAAAACAGAGcagagatgaaagaatcCAGTTCGCGACCAAATAGGGAGAGCCCTGCAGAGAGTAGCGGAAAAAGGGTGAAACTAGAACTCGCAGGGATAGGAACCGCCGTAGCGTGTAGCTGTAACGGGGTTGAGGTCTGAGTGTCGCCGATGCTGTGTCGGAGTGGCAATGCGCTTGTATctgaggatggaggaggaaggaaggtaaggaaggaagacgtGTCGGATATCTGACGCAACGCTGCTTCTTTACTCTGTGCTCTGCTGCATCTGTCTCAAAAAGGTATCTCTTCTATCTCTTGCGCACGGAGCGCAATTGGCTGAGTAAATATTTGGGGTGCCGCCTTGCCGAAAACTGCCATCTCAGGAAAAATACCCCAAACAAAGTAGGCACAAAAAGTGGAGGCTTGGATGCTTCCCCCAGCACACGGACCACCCCGGTACGCTTTCCCTGCATTACGGCAACTTGTCCTGACCGTGTCATCCTGCTCACGTCATGAAGTCGTACAtctattcttcttccttctctttccattcaTTCTATCGCGGGGGCTCCGtcattttctctttcctcttctactTCTTGCTCAAGAAGAGTCGTACCCCTATGACTGTTGCAGCTTGGCGCGCACCTTCTGCACATAATTATTACCCCATGGCTCGGTCTACCAAGAATACGGTCAGCGGCATTACTCATTTCCACTGATTCTTCTTGGGGGGATAGGCATAACATCAACATCTGACAATTGACAAGCTGCTAATAATACCAACGCTCAGCGCAGCAATCTATTAGCGATGGTCAGCAGTAGTAGTAATTGCTATTATTATTCGTCCGCATCGGCGAATAGCAAATGGACAGAGTGACGGAGGCCGAGATGGAATGCCAAAATGACACAAGCATCATCCAAGCATTATGTATCCATCACTGAACTTCCCCCGAGCCGCAGGACTTGTCGGTCTTCAGTTTTCGTCTTCCAGCTTCCATCTAAAAAATGATAAGGACAAGCCGGAAACATCAAGACATCAAGACCCAAGCAAAATTGGCAACTCTTGAGTCCAACGCCAAGTGTACCAGTGCCCCGATTTCTGGGCTTTAACGGCCATCGGTGATGATTTCATGcacttcatcatctttcctttcctcttctctatcTTCTGTTTCTTACTCGCAGTAGCGTGCTATACTAGCATACCACTCCATTATTGCTGCATGCCACTCCCCTACTACGATGACGGGCACTATGGGGATCTAATACAATCAGTATTGCGCAAGCACTTTATCAGCGATGTTGcacttctctttcctcgtcCACCTTGCACTTCCTGCAAACTCCCTGCCAGTTCATCACGAGTAGTCGATCTGTCCTCCGTCTACCGTCCACGAATCCTCCTTCGTTCATATCCCGTTTTCCTCGACATGGCCTTCGGGCGTCAATCTTGCACGCATCACTCTGCAACAATTTTTTTGCCACTCGTTTTTAGAGTAGTAGTGTCTCCTTCGCTAGGAAAACACGTGGAGCATTATGATGCGGGCATGCGCAGCTAAATTGGTGCCGACATGCAGACCGTATCGCTATTTTCATCAAGAACAAACGCCAAACACCTTTATTTACATCTCCCGACGACCTTCatagcttcttctcctccccctctcaTCACTTATTTATAATTAAATGACCAGTTGCAGTTTCACAGCCGCAGCCCCGTTCCAACTACGGCCTACGTACTGAGCCTATCGGCCATCAAATGGCGGCAAAAGACAATATTATCGTACGTAGAACTTGTAAtccaaaagaaaagtagaagaagagcaagaggcGAGTGGAAGACTGAGAGgttggaaagggaaaaacaAGGGCACAAAAAGAGGACGACTATTCTTCATATTCAGCTATATGCGTACAACACTTAATCATATGCTACTATCATGACTATCATTATATCCTGCAAGTGAATAGCGACTATGGCAATTATAAATGGCCACTAAACACTCTGAATCTTGCGTtccaaactcttcttccctacGTCAACCCATGGCCGACAAACTCCTTGCACAAGTACGTTATCCACCCCTTCAAACCATCTCGACTCTAGAGCTTTCTTGGCGGTAAGCCTCCGACCGGGGTCAAGGGTCAAGAGACCCTCTATCACTTTACTTGCTGCTGCCATCAATTCATCATGtccttcttgaagatgaggaagaataAGTGGAGAGGTCAAAGGGATAGGATGGGAGGATGGGAATCCAATTTTGCCTGCGTCTGGGAGCTGAATAAAGGTCTGTTGAATCAAATGATGAGCTTCTGTTCCACAAGGTACCGCGTTGAGATGAGATGAGACGTTGAAATCAACAGATGAGACTAAACTTACAGGCCAAGTATCAAGCGATGGAGTTCCCCTGATTTTGAAGATACTAGCCGCTAGACCCAAGGTACCAAAACTAGCGTCGAACATTGGCTGCCTTTCACCCATCCCCCCTTTATCACCACCAGTTGTAGTACCAGTGCGAGAACCAGTGCCATTCCCATCGCCACCGCTATTTCGTACGCGACGCCATGGCTCATCAAGTGGATCTGGATCTTCCGTATTGTCGCTCCAACCgtcacttccttcttcactgTCACTTCTAATGTCGCTATCGCTATCGCTCCCACTATCATCAAACTCGTGAGGATCAAATGACCCAAATGGTCTAAACATTTGGGCAATCACGCAACCCGCTGCCCAAGAGTCTACAGCATATGGATTGTATTTCACTGGTGAAAACAGAAGTTCCGGTGCCCGGTAGGCACCCGTTCCGACATCACATGAGCTCCGAGCCCTGACACCTTCACCGTCGCCCTGGCTTTGTTCTCTCCCATTTGCTGAACGATCATGCCGCACAACAGTCTCGCCTTGGTTGTCCATCATCACGGCAGATGAACCCGACCAAGCAGTACCGAAATCGACAAGCTTGAGGTTCCCGCAGAAGTCGATCAGGAGATTTGACGGATTAATGTCGCGGTGGGCAACGTCACTGGATGCCAGATAACCGAGGGCTGTGAGCAGTTGATACGATAAACCTGTGGTGACGTTGAAAGACGCCAGAGGGGAAGGTTGAGGTAGAGGAATAGCAGGCGGCtcgaagggaaaggaaggatcTTTGAACAGTTCGGTCAAGGTACAGGCGAATAATGGAAAGTGAAGGTAGTGCTCAAGGAGGTCCGTTTCATAGTGGTAATCTACAAGCTTGACGATCTGCAGTTGTTTAAATACATGGAATTTGAGCTGCTCTTGCCTGTTTGAGTGACTCTGGTCAGGGCTGCTTACATTCGAGTGATCCAATCTTTTGAGGATTTTAACTTCTTCCCCTACATCATGAGGTAGCATACTTCTCAATCTCCCATCTGGGGGAGCAGAGACAATCTTAACGGCTTGCCATCCCTCAAGACCGCCTAGAGGCGTTGCGCCCCATTGACTGGTGTCCGAAGCGTTTGGTCTACTCCTTCTATCCCAGATTGCAGGATCTGACGGCGCTGGTTGCGCTATCACGGCTCCATGTCGACCTGATGTTGGAAGTGTCAATTCGCGCAGAGCATAAACAGACAATCAGCCAAAGCTGGACCTACCTTGCCCAATGACTAGGCGTCTTCTGTCCATAGTAGGATAACTTTATGTTCTTTGAGTGCACATTTCTGAGCTAATACTGAGGAGCAACCTCTTTGGGGCTTGTGTATCTATATATATGCTTGCAGTCTGTTTTGTGCCAGATTCACTTTTGCTTGTTTTTCATGAGGTGTACGTAGACAGGAGGCACCTACGTACCTACCGTTGTTGTCTTTGGCAGATAAAAGAAGAGTGCACAAGTGGAGGCAAGAGATAGTGTATTACGTAAGATATGAACCTCTGGCTTCTTGTCGCTCCGCTCTGATCGGAGCGTGCTGCGTCCAAACGAAGGAACCGGCGATCCACTGCATTGCATACTTTCTTTGAATTCAATCTGAACTCCGCAGGTATGTACACGGTACTATTACAACCACCTGATGCAGATCCAGTTTGATCAACTGGCAGATAGTATGATACATGTGGTAACTTGGCGGTACAatctgaaggagaaaagtACACATGATCTTAGGCAACATAATGAAGAATAGATCGATCTTCCTCGTCTCGGGCCATGAACTGGACACAGGATGCAACGTCAGCGGCATTATTTTCTGAGAGATCTCACAGAGTACGGTGGAATATTAAGTTGAGCAACAAAAAAC harbors:
- a CDS encoding CMGC/CDK protein kinase; protein product: MDRRRLVIGQGRHGAVIAQPAPSDPAIWDRRSRPNASDTSQWGATPLGGLEGWQAVKIVSAPPDGRLRSMLPHDVGEEVKILKRLDHSNIVKLVDYHYETDLLEHYLHFPLFACTLTELFKDPSFPFEPPAIPLPQPSPLASFNVTTGLSYQLLTALGYLASSDVAHRDINPSNLLIDFCGNLKLVDFGTAWSGSSAVMMDNQGETVVRHDRSANGREQSQGDGEGVRARSSCDVGTGAYRAPELLFSPVKYNPYAVDSWAAGCVIAQMFRPFGSFDPHEFDDSGSDSDSDIRSDSEEGSDGWSDNTEDPDPLDEPWRRVRNSGGDGNGTGSRTGTTTGGDKGGMGERQPMFDASFGTLGLAASIFKIRGTPSLDTWPTFIQLPDAGKIGFPSSHPIPLTSPLILPHLQEGHDELMAAASKVIEGLLTLDPGRRLTAKKALESRWFEGVDNVLVQGVCRPWVDVGKKSLERKIQSV
- a CDS encoding 3-hydroxybutyryl-CoA dehydrogenase; this encodes MTAIQSFRKAAIIGAGQMGLGIAYVTAVHARVPLTLHDPSSAVLSQAMSRVQSLLSKDVSKNRMTQREADEALARINPVKGDGSGLNGDEKLNDVDIVIEAIPEIPELKLGLFKRLGDLLPPTSILGSNTSSISLTKLAASAGSMGGAQGKSSAERVIGIHYFNPVPVMKLVEIIPALQTSKQTIDQATAFGKACKKEVTHSADSPGFIANAILMPMLNEAIMVLEKGIASTEHIDMTFRLGMGHPMGPLALADLIGLDTCLSIQRVLHTETGDSKYRPAGLLVRMVDAGWLGKKTGKGFYEYTS